The Capsicum annuum cultivar UCD-10X-F1 chromosome 3, UCD10Xv1.1, whole genome shotgun sequence genomic sequence aggtacttagactttccttGAATTCTATCGCCTCGgtgccacgggtactcagacttcccttgtacccatggttagaaacccaatcacagtagaactaaaataaagtaacaaaccTAGAACAAAATAGCTAATCCATGAAAATATGGGCACTATCGGGGTGCCCAATTATtacaacacaaataaaaataaagataagaactATCCAAAAGAGCATAAAAGTatgcagaaatatcaataatacaggcccaaatTAAATGGATAAGAATAAGGGGACACCCCAACTAAAAAGATAGCAGTTTCCCCACTGCATGAATAATTAAgggtaaaagagataagggtgctccctaaaacTGCATCAAGGGTTTCTATAACTATTGATCTCTGCAACACCACCCTCTTCCTCAAGATCAGATCACTTAgctggggcctcatcatcactatccACCCAAGAAGAAGGGAGTTTATCTCGAGGCCTTAGAACCTTCCATAAGCCCTTCACACCTTTCAATAACCTAAAAAAGAATTTGTCCCTCTTTTTATCCCTTGTAACCATTTTTTCATGAGCAATCCAGAGGTCTCGATATGACTCCACCAAAGATGAGTTGTCTTTTTCAAGCTTATCAATGGTAGATTATTGCTTTTTTGATCCtccttgtacttctcataatAATTACATGACACATAAGAATGATGAGCAGTGGAAGGCTCTCTCGGTCCTTGGGGAAAACTAGAAACGAGCTCTTTGATAGTTATAATATTTACTCTAATCTTCTCAAGAGGTCTCGTGGTGGTTGTCCTATGAGACTCAGGCTCACTGCATGCAGGTTTTTCCAAGTcgatctttcttttcttgcttttATTGGGTGCGACCTCACCTCTAATCCTCAGAGGGTAAATAGGGGCATTACGATGCACCCATGTATTATTAGCATACTCGTCCACCCCTACTTTTTTGCAAAGCTCTATAATCAAGGAGGGGAAGAATAGATGCATTTCTCTTTGGTCCTTGAAATGATCTATCTCATTAACCACGAGTTGACCAACATCTAGAGGGATATCATCTAGAATACATGAAACTATCCTAGCATGAAATTTGAGAACTGCTATCATGTGGGGGCAAGGAGAAACTCATCTATCGATGATGTTCAACGATATTTGGGCCTCAAAAGTAAAGTCATTCATAGAAATATTGCTTTTAGTCTTGGTCCATAAGACTTTCTTTTTGGGGAATAATTGTTGTGCTAACCAACTCCCCGATTTACAACCCTTTGCTTTGAATTCACTCATATCAGTATGCTTGAtaccataaacatcattgatttgtaTATCACCAATTTTCACCAGCTTTCCTCAAATCTTGATAGTCACATTGAGTGGGTCCGAGAAAAAAACTTCACCAATGTTTACATAAAATTCATGGACCCATTGCTCATTTCCAATGCATGGATCTGGGGTGAAGAATCGTGACCCTATGGCTTTAAGTTTGTCATGAAGTGTCGGTAGTTTCTCCTGTATATTTTCCAAGCAAATTTCTCTCTACTGAAGCAATTTTTCCTCAAAAGATCCCTATAGTAATGAGTATGGCACTTGGGTGACATGAATCAAATATGATCATACTTATCCATGATGTTGTCCTGAAAGCTCTAAGCACATATTATatcttttgatgatattttaatcATGCAAACTGTGCTATATTTATCAATAGAGTTTATTAGACTAGGTGCTTGGTGTTGCTTAACTAAAAATTGGAAATGCAGGATTTTTGGCAAGGCAGGAAACTGTCCTTAGTTACCTTGATCTTGAGTCGGGATTGCGTTCGTGTTACCATGATTGTGGTATATGACCGCGATCGCGCTACCTAAGGCTGGTTCCATGTCAGCTCTGCAAGTTTAAATTTCTTCCAAATTTAAGCTACTAGTATGTTATACAATATGGATGCATATTAAGATCATTGGAACAATGTTAACAAGTGTGTGAATGTGCCCTTTAGAAAGCAAGCATTAATATTGAAAGTTCatttgagcattttatcaaacaattggtGTGAAAATCTCATTTGTCTACCAATTTCATACATAATTGGGTACTCATGATTTCCCCACTTGTGTGCACATCTTAATAAAACATCCAACATAAAACCAATACCAAGTATGACAACATGGAAAgcataacaatcaaaattttagGCTATTTCTTAATCatgcattctatggcctatttttaaaaactaaactCATGGATTCATGTCACCTACCGAATTTATGATGCAAAGTGATGCAAGGATACTGTTTGAGAGCTCACAAACTTGGCTaaaaattagctcaaattagaTAGTACAATCTTGAAGGGGAGTGTGAGGAAAATAAAGGAAACTAGGGTTTAAATCGCAGAAGTGGCTACGACCACAGTCAAGGGACTATGATCGTGGACACCTGCTAGACCGCAATCGTACTTGGGGACCACGATCACGATAACAAAGAGCAATTTTGCTCTCCTAtttttctctgtttactattatACTCAATTTTGACACATTCTCCCCTGTTCAGCTTATCTAATGCACTACCTAGTTCCACAAATGCATAGGTTATTAATAAGTAAAAGATAACATCTACCctacaaaaatataacaaaaaggaTATGATCCACTCTCGTGGTATTTTttggttgcctcccacctagctCTTTAGTTATCATCATGGCACGACATCTTTCTTCCTTCATTCTCAAGGTGGGTCTTTCAACTCCTCTTCATTCATCTAGTCATTTTTAACATCCATAATGGATACTACTTGCAACTCCGCGGTTTGCTTCTTTGACttgcaaattttgaaagagacctcATCCTTTTGCACTCTAAATTTCATCTTACCTAACTCTAGTTCGACAATGGCTCTCCAGGTAGCTAAGAAAGGATGACCAAGAATGATAGGCACCTCTTGGTCTATTTCACAATCCAATACCATGAAATTCGATGGGAGAATGAACTTTTCCACTTTTACAAGGACGTCAAACAATATACCCACCAACCTTTTTATAGACCGGTCCTCCATCAAGAGTCGCATATAGGTTGGCATTGGGGTATCCAAACCAAGTTTCTTGTATATGACAAAAGGCATTAAGTTGATGCTTTCTCCAAGGTCCCATAGAGCTTTTGCAAATTCATGCATCCCAATtatgcaaggaatagtgaatgctccggGGTCATCTTTCTTTTCTATGACCTTGGtatccatgatagcactacacccatgAGTAACCTCAATCGTATCACCTTCAACAAGTTTCTTCTTGTAAATCAACTTTTTTATCAAATTAGCGTATCCCGAGATCTCTTGGATAGCTTCAAGCAATAGGATATTTATCGATAAAAGTTGCTAAGTTTGGACATGAACTTCCTCAATTTggcatttttctcttttttaagcAAACATTAAGGAAATGGGGGAGGAACTTGGGTGGTTTTTATTGCTTCAACTTGTGGCCTTTCAACTTCAACCACCTCCTCATCACTTTTATCGATCTCTTTCTCATCATTCGCCTCTCTTCTTTGAGGCGTCACCTCCTTTGATTTGGTCTTGGGTATTTTTTCACTCACGTCTCCTCTAAAAGGTTCCTCAAGTGATTTTTCACTCCTTGTGACAATTGATAGGACTTGAGCGTTGTTCTTTGGGTTAGCAATTATGTCACTCAAAAGTCCACCTCTAGGTCTAGCATTTAATTGTATGGATATTTTCCCCACTTGGGTCTCCAATTGCTTGATAGAGGCGGAGTGAGACACCACCGTTTGAGAGAGTTAGGAGAAATAACCCTTTAAATCATGGACTATTGTTACCAAAAGGTATCTGCAACACCAAAACAGCCCACAAACAATCCACAATCACAAGCCTTTACCCacaacaacaagacaacaacaTGATTTGAGaagcaaacataaacttaaaaagagtaaaagatagcTAATTTGACACAAAGAGAACCTATTATGTAGCAAATAAAGAGTTTataaaactctaaaacctctacaaaacaagttaacaagcaccaagttcttacgggaaTACAAGAGGAACgcggttcactcaagcactcttATTTCTAACCATTTtacaacacaagtggaacctttcacttATGAAGATCAAATATTTGGTCttctactctcttcttgagagtaAATATGATGTTCAAATGTTATAAGTGTTTTTAAGAAATGAGTAACTAAGGAACAAGTCTAAAGAAACACCttaaatagtctattacaaaaaaaatggcaaaataacccctttgcccttaatgagggtGGAGGGTGTAAAGTGTTTGGGGCAGCCTTGGGGTGTCTTTGAGCACCTAAGGTCAGCCCCCACATGTCAATATGTACCCTTGGGCGAGTTCGCAACAAGCTCAACCGCGTCCATTTTTATAAACACGCCATAAAGTCTTTGTAGTTCCCAAGCTTAGCTTCTAGTAAATGGTCTCGAGTCCGTGACACCCtaatcatcctctccatcttgataGGATTTTGATTTAAACTCATGGTCTCTTCATCTTCAATGGTATCAATCCATGAGATATCACACACATTGAACGTGTTATGCACTTATTATTTCGGTGGCAAGTCGATCTTGTAAGCATTATCGTTGATTATTTCAAGAACTTAGAATGGACTGTCATCTCTTGGCAGTAACTTGCCCTTTCTTTGGTTAGGAAACCAGTCTTTCTGTAGGtgtacccacacccaatctcctgGCTCAAGCAAAAGAACCCATTGAACACGACATAAGGACTAGAATTCGAGGGCCTTTTTTTCGTACCTGCGGCTTCACTTTCCCAAAAGATAGGAGCGAAGTAAGGGTCCTCGAGATACAAATACTTAAGGCTCTCAAGCTCCATTAGCTTGGATTACAAAGTGGACACAAGAACATATTTTCTAGACAATGCATTGGCTACCACATTATCCTTcccctttttgtattgaatcaCATAGGGAAAgtttttaagaaattcaatctaTTTAGCATGCCATTTGTTAAGTTTATCTTGTGTTCGAAGGTGCTTCAAGGATTTATAATCCATTCGGATTACAAATTCCTTGGGCCAAAGATAATGTTGCCAATTGCCTAATGCTCTAACGAAggcatacaactccaaatcatataTAGAGTAGTTTAGATTTTTGCTCCTTTGaacttttcactaaaataagcaatgggctttaaatcttgcatcaaaacTGACCCTATGACAACTTTACTAGCATCGTATTCAACTTCGAACATCTTATCAAACTTAGGCAATTACAATAATGTTGCTGAAATAAGTGTATCTTTCAAGGTCTTAAAGGCCTTATATTGTTGTTCACCCCGCTAGAAAGGTTGGTCTTTTCGGATGAATTTGGTCAAGGGGGTGGAAACGGTACTAAATCCTATGGAAGCTCCGAATTTGACCCGCAGTTTTAGGGGTTGGCCAATCTCTAATGGCGGTTATCTTGGATTCATCTACCTCCACTCCCCTCGAGCTTACAACGAATACCAAAAACATAACTTTATCAACACCAAAGGAGCATTTTTCAATATTAGAATGCAACTTTTCTTTCCTAAGAACATCAAACACACTCCTTAGATGCAAGACATGTTCATTAAGGGACTTATTATAAACtaaaacatcatcaaagtacacaaCCACAAACTTGCCAATAAACGGCTTAATCACATGATTCACTATCCGCATAAAGCTACTAGGAGCATTATTAAGACCGAATGGCATGACCATCCACTTATATagaccaaacttggtcttgaatgCGGTCTTCCATTCATCACTCGGTTGCATATGGATTTGGTGATATCCACTCCTAAGATTTAACCTTAGAAAACATACAAGAGccatttagttcatcaagaatatcatttaGCCTTGGAATAGGATAATGATActttaccataattttatttatggctCGGTAGTCTATCCATATTTGCCACATCCATCCTTTTTCAGCATAAGAAACACTGAGACCGTGCATGGACTCATGCTTTCCATGAtgtatcctttgttgaggaggtCCTAAACTTTCCGTTGGAGCTCCTTTGTATCTGtggggttgctcctataagccggcTTGTTTGGTAATTACAACCCCCAAACAAAgtcaatttggtgctcaatttcTCAAAGTAGAGGAAGTCCTTGCGGCAACTCACTCGGAAATACATCATCAAATTtctttaaaacattaaaaatagaAGACGGGATAGGGGAAGTATATGGGTTAACATTCAAAACATGATCCAAAAGTAGCATGGGAGTAGTATCATCATACTCTTTAAAGATGCCTCTCTTGCGAGCCAACATTAGCATCGAATCCCTACCCCTCAATACCGAAACTTCCTTTTCACCCTCACCCTCACCCCCACCCTTCCCATTCTCGGGTTCCTCCCCCAACCCATGggttctttctccttttttcccttttcttgcaAACACTTCATTTATCGATATGCCTCACACACTTGTGATGGTCATAGTGGTTGGAGGTTATACTTCCAACCCCTGAAATCAAAGAAATAGTAGCTTATTCGGATATCAAGCTTTGTCGACCTACAATATTGCCATGGCCAACCCAATAAAATATTACAAGATTGCGTAGGAATGATGTCGCAAAGTACCTCATCTTCATAATTTCCAACTTTGAACCGAATCATCACTTGACGAGTCACCTTCAACTCTCCATAATTATTCAACCATTGAATTCTATACGGATTGGCATGTGGAGTATTCGAAAATTTCAATTGATCCACTATTGAGGAACTAGCTACATTAGCACAACTTCTGGTATCAATAATCAAGGAGCACACACTCCCCTTAATAAGGAACTTGGAGTGAAAGAGGTTTTCCCATTGGCTAGGATTATCCAACGTTTTTCTAATCATAACTCTCTATACCACATAGTTAGGTACTTCATGTTCACCTTCTTGAGGCCAAACCTTCACTTTATCAACATCACTAGGCCTCTCGACCTCCTCtccctctccatcttgagagacTTCTTCATTTTCAACCATTTCAAGCCCCAATTCTTCCCCTAAGAAATACAATTTCCTTTCTCTCAATATCACATTTCTCTGATTaggacactcactagccttgtgtcccTATCTGTGGCATTTGAAATATTAGAATCCCTTGAAGTTGGAAGAGATATTCAGATTTCCCTCAAACCATAAAGGAAGTGGTTGAGCACTCTTTCTCATGGGTGATGGGGTCTTGGTTGGTTGTTTCTTGAATTTGTTCCACCCCGAAGATGATGGAACCATTTCTTTCCCCTTAGTCCAACCCAAAGACCCTTGGTATGCCTTGGTTTTGTATGCCGACCTTTCCTTGTTCTCTCATTCAATCTATAAATATGCTTGAAAGATCCctttaatattttcaaacttatgaagtgtcaTGTGCATAtagatttccttatttaggctgaCCTTGAATCGGATGATGTCACCGCTCACTTGTTCTCCTCTATgattaagtttcaagatgagttaTTGAAACTCGTCATAGTAGGCTGCCacacttttatttcttttcttcaagTTGTACAATTTTTAAAGAAGTTCATGTTGATAGCTTTTAGGAAGGTACCTTTGCCTCATAAGATAGCTTAACTGAAACTAAGGAGGGGGTTGCCCCTCAATCAATACATTGCCAAAATGTTTGACATACTTTCACCACGTGGTAGCATATCCCTCAAAATGAGCAATAGTGTAGCAAATATTTTTTATCCTCCATGAGATCATTTACTTAAAAGACTCTCTCGCATGCGGATTCCCATGCGAGAAATTCTTCAGGATCACTTTCTCCCTTAAAGATTGGAAGTCCTATTTTGATGGTATTGAGGCCAACATACCTTTCTCGAACACCTTGTCCACCCCTTCCCTCAAGCCCTCGGTTCTAACCTTCTACCTATCATCCCATCTTCCATCAAATAAGGATCATCATACATTTCATACCCTTCCCTTCGGTTCTCTCTCACAAATCTCTCTTCTTGCATGGGCGGGTTTTggatatttggaatttggtatggtGGATTAGCATTTAGTGGTAGAGGTTTGTGGGTTGGAGGATTCATATTTAAGGGTGGAATTTGGGCTCCATGTCCTTCATATGGGACTTGGTGATGTGGGGAATAGCTAGGTCCATCAAGGCCTCAGCCTTGTGACTAATAGTTGGCTTGAGGTATGGAATTTGGTGGGTACATTCTTTGGTGCATGGCTTTGGAGGTAATGGTTAGGGATGTGTTTTGAGGAGTTGAGGGTTGAGAACTCCGTTGACTTTCTACCCTTTCCACCAGACCACTAATAGAGGCCACTTCCACACCCAACTTCTCAACCATAGTATTCACTCTAGCCACGTCCCGAGATAAGGACTCAAGACTAGCTACAACGGCATTCATAACATTATGATCCACAGTTTGTGCATTGGAAATTTTGGGTTCCATTTGTAGTGGTTCCATTTGCAAATAGAACTACAAAACGAATAAACAATAGTTTAAAAGATTTTCATACTCGGCTCCCTCACTTGGATCTTCAAGTGTTGTAAGACGACTATCAATCTTGAGTGCTTAGAAATGAGTCTACTCTTGAGTTAGAATGGATTTCGgttttgaagactcaaggaagtTTTGTATGCACTTGAACCAAGAATAACTACGAATTGTAAATGAGCAAAGCACCACAAAAAATGTTGACACGAAGACATCCTCGAAAgctagttcacaacttagtaggttgttacttaGTTGCCAACTAGTGTAGGAGTCAATAGAAAAAATAACTAGtagagacaaggaaagaaacttggaaggtcctatgacttgagttttgttgttgatgtggcccacaatttttatttttggtcatttagtgttgtttttttgtttaagTTTGATGTTGTCCAACTTGAATGACTCAATCTTGTTTGTTAGGTGAGGCTTTTTCAATTTTTGGAGTGAAAAGGCAAGACTTGGAACTCTTTTTTCCAAAGATCAAGGTGTCAAttaacttttcaccaacttgcaccaaaatggcaaaacacctttttggccTTAGTTTGTCTCTTTCCCCTTTTGGTTCCTTTTGCAAAAAGTTTGACACCCTTTTGGTAAGTAAGCTTTTTGGGAGGTCCTTTGTCTATTTGCCTCTTTGGTGTTGTATTGAAACTAATTCAAAGACAAACACAAGACTTTCACCTCTCTCTTCCTTTTTCAAATTAAATACACCTTTTGTTGAACATTCACCTCAAGAACATTATgaacaacaataagaacacttatgaacaacaacaacattcaagCCATCTAACCCTTCAACAACACTAaacaaagatcaaatcttggatGTTAGACTCAAGTGTGTTAGGGAAAAAACAAGCTAACACACAAAACTACAAAGACAagcaaaaataacacctaaatctagacacttCTCGGTAAAACATAAGTCACCAGATAACACCCCCCCTTTTTTCAACTAGAAAACCCAAGATTGGTGGTGTAAGAACATGACCAACCTACTCTATGATACAAAATTATACCATAGCATATAtacaacaccaaaacagtccacaaataaCCCACAATCACAAGACTTTACCTACAACAAAAAGACAACAACACGATACGAGaagcaaacataaacttaaaaagagtaaaagatagctaacttgacacaaagagaacccaTTAGGAAGCAACTAAAGAGTTTataaaactctaaaacctctacaaaacaatTTAAAAATCACCAAGTTCTTATgggaacacaagaggaactcggttcactcaaacactctcgtttctagccgtttcacaacacaagtggaacctttcacttgtgaagCTCAAATGTTTGGTGGTATACTCTCTTCTTAAGAGGAAATATTATGTTCAAattttacaagtgttttcaagaaaTGACTAACTAAGTAACAAGTTTAAAGAAACACCttaaatagtctattacaaaaagGATGGCAAAAGGacccctttgcccttaatgaggggTAGAAGGTTTGGAGTGTTTGGGGAAGCCTTAGGGTGTCTTTGAGCACATAAGGTCAGCCTCCACATGTCAATATGTGTACTCCCTTGGGCGAGTTTGCAACAATCTCAACcgcgtccattttcataaacacttcttgaagtctttgtagttcccgagcttggctTTTAGTAAATGGTCTCGAGCCCGTGACACCCACATCAACTATCTTGTCCTTGCCTTCTACTCTATTCAATATCCTTGCTAACATATCCTCAGTATTGAACTTTTTGGGGTCAATGGCACTATATTTCTTAGATTTAGCTTAATGAGGAGGGATATAACGATTATAATCACATTCACGATCTCTCCAATCTCAATCCCGCTCATGATCCATCAACCTTTGTTCCAACCTTGCCTTTTATAGGTAGGGAAGGAACCCCCGGAGTAGTTTGCCAAGTACCGAATTTGTTCATCCAACTTCTttgcctcttcatcatcttcataaaatTTTGATGCTATGGCGTTTACGGCTTTCTCGGGTGCACCCATAACATAGTTCGTCAAGGgctcaagttgggtcatcattttGGTCATGTTCTCCTCATTTTGTTCTTCTCATTTTATTTGTTCATTACCCACCATGAAGGTCGTAGAAGAAGTTTTAGAAGCTTTGGTATCTCAGGTATGCCAACCcctattttgttttgatacttctcATATCAATCGAATGGCCACAAGATGATGCAATCTCACTATAGAGCCACCCGCTGCATTATCCACCACAATTTTGTTTAATGGACCAAGATCCCCATAGAAAATCTCAATAAGAATATTTTTCGCgacctcatgatttgggcattgggcTAGCTTTCCATTAAACCTCGCCCAATCTTCAAACAACGGTTCTCCATTCATTTGTGGAAAGTTCAAAATCTCATCCCGCTTTTGAAGATTTTTTTATGGTGGGAAGTATCTATCAGGAAACACCATGGTAAGATCTTCCCATGAGTAATTAAGCCTGGTATAAGTGAATGAAGCCATAAAACCACCTCACCTATTAGTGAGAACGGTAAAAATCGAAGCCAGATGGATTCTTATGTAATATAAGCTATGTTAAATGGCACACAAAGTTCTTCAAATGGATATTTTGGTCCTCATATTCTTGACCCCCATACAACACTTTTATTTTCAACATGTGAAGCATAACGCTAGTCACATAAAATACTTCATTCCCATTGGTTGTGGGATGCGAATTGCACTTGTTTGTCCCACTTCATTTAATTTGCCTTTAGCATCAAGAGGGGTATTGAGGGGGCCCATGTTTCTTTTGTTATCTCTCATTACTCCATTTTTATCACCTataaaagattcaaaaacaacaaataaagtaaattacaccaCTTTGGGTATTCCTAAGTAAGAATGACACCATATAAGTGAAATCTACGTTTCACTCCCCGGCAAAGGCGCCATTTTGATAAAGCTCAAATCACTcccataattgaggggtgaggcgATAGTTGTAATGTAACCCAATTTGGATTACGGTCGAATATCAAGGAgcgaattatagacttcaaaccctaTGGGTGTTCAAATTACTACAAGGTTACCCGAAATACTAAcaaaatgacatgtaaaataaaatgggggatttGTTTGGAAACTTGTTGTGAAATATTTAGCAAATGATCAAGAGATGACACTTTTGTTTCAAGCAACAATGTTtggggaaatcttgggattatgtctacctaaaggtaaaagtatgtgggttaatgatggtttagcataaaatttagttgttaactaaaggataagCTAGGTCAAATGTCATTTTGGTTAATCTTTTGataaaaccacaacgatttcacccattggctctttcaagcacctaacaagtgtgaaattcgtaatcacccaaaacctcaatctaGCACTAGTGAGCTTCATTGCTTGGGAGAAGTGATTCCAGTATACAAGCAAGTGAGAAAGATTCTTGGGGTTCTTCCTAAGTCCTGGGAAAGCAAAGCAGATGCCATAACAAAAGCAAAGAACCTAAAGACCCTCACTATGAATGAATTGGTTGGAAACGTAAAGACTCATGAGCTCAAGAAACAGCAAGAGCTAGAGAAGAAGAAAGTTAAAATAGAAAATCTCTGGTACTGAAGGCTTCAAATCATGATTCAAGTGAAGATGATACTAATGTTTCCTATTTGGCAAATAGGATTGTTATAGCTATGAAGAAGAGTGGTTAattctaaagaaaagaaagaagcagTAAAAAAAGAAACAATGTTGAGGTGTCTCACAAATGTTACACTCCTAAGCACTTTATCAAAGATTGTACAATGCACAAATTTGATTATTAGGAGTATCTCAAGACTAGAGATGACAAGGTAAAGAACAGGGACCATGTCCctaaaaattcaagaaggaaGGCAATAGTTGATTATGTTGTAAATAAAGCTCTGGCAGCATGGGGAGACTCTTCCAGTGATTCAGGAGAAGATGAGAAGACCGAAGATGTTTCTATGCTAGAAGTAGAATATAATCTAGTTATCTATgattctttgttttcattcataGCAAACACATAAGATACAAAAGAAAAGGAGGTAACTTTTCTGTTATTAAGGAGAATCTAGATAATTACATTACTAGAAAGATTACAAAAAAGGCTTGTTAGTGTCTTAGTTGACTCAGTATGTGAACTTTCTACTGAGAAAAATGCTTTAAAGGAGAAATTAGAAGATCAAGAACATGAATTGATTGCCTTAACTCTTCAGATATTTTAAACTGAAGAAATAGCCACTAAATTAAAGTCTGAAAATCTGAATTGTATGAGTTAACTGAAGAAGGTAAATGATGTAGAAGGTAAAGGTAAAAAGGAAGCCTCAAGTATTTAGATTGATCTTGAGGAGAAATTATAGGTTTCACAAAAACACCTTATGTCAACACTTCACAGGAATGgagagttagaaagggacctggtctaTTTGGGAGAAGAGCTCAACAAGTCTCTTAGATGGACTGCTTCTTCTAGATCCTTACTAATTTTACTAGTAAAGTTGTTAATGATGATAGAGGTATGGGATATTAAGGATAATTCCAATCTATTGAGTCAAAAGAAAAGGTTGCTTATGATGATAGAATCAAAGGGCATAAACTCATAGGCACTCACTGTAGAAGAGATAGATATTTGAAATAAAGATGCTAGTACTGGATAAACGCTAAATagaataaaactgaatacattcAGTAGGAGAATATATATCTTAAGGGATTAAAATATCTGAAAAGGGAGAAGAGGAAGCTATCACTTCCTGGATGCgctaagaagaatttgatcacaccattatccTCCTACTGGGAATAGATCATTAATTGAAGGGGTTCAAAGCTCAATAATGAAAGGTCTGATTGTGTTCTTTCTCTCAATCCATC encodes the following:
- the LOC124896681 gene encoding uncharacterized protein LOC124896681 — translated: MDTKVIEKKDDPGAFTIPCIIGMHEFAKALWDLGESINLMPFVIYKKLGLDTPMPTYMRLLMEDRSIKRLVGILFDVLVKVEKFILPSNFMVLDCEIDQEVPIILGHPFLATWRAIVELELGKMKFRVQKDEVSFKICKSKKQTAELQVVSIMDVKND